In Pseudomonadota bacterium, the sequence GGTGGCCGGATCCACGATCCAGTAGTGAGCGACACCGTGGCGCGCATACAGTTGCTGTTTGACGCCACGATCGCGTTCCCGTGTGCTATCCGAAAGGATCTCTATGACGAGATCGGGCGGGCCTTCGACGCCGTGGCGGGTCACGATGGCTTCACGTTTACGGGAAACGTACAGCAAATCGGGTTGCAGAACCGTGGTTCGACCCAGAATTACATCGACGGGGGCATCAAGCACTTCACCGAGGCCGTGCTGCTGCACGTAGCGGTGAAGCTGAAACTCCAGATTGCGGGAGATGCGCTGATGCACCACTAGCGGCGCGGGGGTCACGTAGACTTCTCCTTCAAAGAGCTCGTAACGCCGGCCGTCGTCGGGCAAGCGCCGGTAGTCCTCGTACGTCAGAACCACCCGCAGTGGGACAGAAGCAGTCATGCTGTTCGGAGTATCGCGGGAGACCACGAGCATCGCAAACCGGCGGGGGTCAGGACCTCGGCTCTGCCGTGGTTTGCCAACGAGTTGCGGGCCCACGAGGAGTTCGTGAC encodes:
- a CDS encoding Uma2 family endonuclease encodes the protein MTASVPLRVVLTYEDYRRLPDDGRRYELFEGEVYVTPAPLVVHQRISRNLEFQLHRYVQQHGLGEVLDAPVDVILGRTTVLQPDLLYVSRKREAIVTRHGVEGPPDLVIEILSDSTRERDRGVKQQLYARHGVAHYWIVDPATKTVAEHVLEEGGYVLLRTYVANDVMAPALFPELAIDLATVFPP